In one Rhea pennata isolate bPtePen1 chromosome 17, bPtePen1.pri, whole genome shotgun sequence genomic region, the following are encoded:
- the GCN1 gene encoding stalled ribosome sensor GCN1 isoform X1 has protein sequence MVTFGPEEVAQISDTLKRFAVKVTTASVKERREILSELGKCIAGKDLPEGTVKGLCKLFCLTLHRYRDAASRRALQLALQQLAESQPDATAKNLLQSLQSSGISGKAGVPSKSSGSAALLALSWTCLLVRTVFPTPDKRQGETWKKLVEVQCLLLVEVLGGSHKQAVDGAVKKLNRLWKENQDLVDQYLSVILGLEPNQSYAAMLGLVVQFCTVQKETDVIKHHKSALLDFYMKTILMSKTKPQKHLLDSCSPLLRYVSHAEFKDLVLPTLQKSLLRSPENVIETISCLLVSVNLDLSQYALDIVKGLAGHLKSNSVQLMDEAVVALKNLARQCSDPSAVESLGRHLFAILGGSEGKLTVVAQKMSVLSGIGSLSYHVVSGSSSQALTGTIAELFIPFLQQEVHEGTLVHAVSVLALWCVRFSTEIPKKLVEWLKKAFGLKTATSAVRHAYLQCMLASFKGDTLLQGMDLLPMLIQTVEKAASQSTQVPMVTEGVAAALLICRMSVIEGQAESKLSGFWQLILDEKKQIFTSEKFLQSASEEAMCTVLQLTERLLSDHAQRLPESKVQQYHRALVAILMSRTWHVRRQAHQTVKKLLSSLGGYKLAYGLLEELKAVLSSHKVLPHEVLVMESGELSELGKAYVPPRVLLEALCVISSVAGLSADSVEAEKLALEMLLVSHHPSVVAVHPDLWPALLIKMKIDPKDFVTKHLNDILPRITTHASKNQSSMNAVGSLSLLSPGRVLPQLISTISASMENPALCQVTREEYAIMKTPEGELYDKSIIQSAQQDSMKKANMKRENKAYSFKEQIIELELKEEIKKKKGIKDEVQLTSKQKELMHAQLEKESQIRKRLKELDNELETALGLLDAAIKRKPPGLTQYIPGLVGSFLPLLRSPLAAPRIKDPFLSLASCVMPARLKTFGTLVSHVTLRLMKPECELDDSWCQEELPTAINRVISLLHAHTIPSRTGKGEPGKKCCAAPLSAPAFSIVFPLLKTVLTDTPYDSEEKEEFLVKILQILMVHAQLRSSANGQASLVDENGPELLPRRDMLLLLTRVIGMGSPRLQVLASNALTTLCASSSGEDGCAYAEQEEVDVLLQALQSPCMNVRDAALRGLMELQMVLPTPDSDEKNGLNLLRRLWVVKFDVEDEIQKLAERLWESMGLELQPDLCSLLIKDVIYHEEAVRQAGAEALSRAVAQYQNQAAAVMNKLTEIYQEKLYRPPPVLDALGRVISESPPDQWEARCGIALALNKLSQHLNSSQVKPLFQFFVPDVLNDRNPEVRKCMLDAALSTLNTHGKDSVNSLLPVFEEFLKNAPNDASYDAVRQSVVILMGSLAKHLDKSDPKVKPIVGKLIAALSTPSQQVQESVASCLPPLVPAIKEDAGGMIQKLMQLLLESDKYAERKGAAYGLAGLVKGLGILSLKQQEMMTTLTDAIQDKKNFRRREGALFAFEMLCNMLGKLFEPYVVHVLPHLLLCFGDGNQYVREAADDCAKAVMSNLSTHGVKLVLPSLLAALEEESWRTKAGSVELLGAMAYCAPKQLSSCLPNIVPKLTEVLTDSHVKVQKAGQQALRQIGSVIRNPEILAIAPVLLDALTDPSRKTQKCLQTLLDTKFVHFIDAPSLALIMPIVQRAFQDRSTDTRKMAAQIIGNMYSLTDQKDLAPYLPSVTPGLKASLLDPVPEVRTVSAKALGAMVKGMGESCFEDLLPWLMETLTYEQSSVDRSGAAQGLAEVMAGLGVEKLEKLMPEIVATASKVDIAPHVRDGYIMMFNYLPITFGDKFTPYVGPIIPCILKALADENEFVRDTALRAGQRIISMYAETAIALLLPQLEQGLFDDLWRIRFSSVQLLGDLLFHISGVTGKMTTETASEDDNFGTAQSNKAIINALGVERRNGVLAGLYMGRSDTQLVVRQASLHVWKIVVSNTPRTLREILPTLFGLLLRFLASTCADKRTVAARTLGDLVRKLGEKILPEIIPILEEGLRSDKSDERQGVCIGLSEIMKSTSRDAVLFFSESLVPTVRKALCDPLEEVREAAAKTFEQLHSTIGHQALEDILPFLLRQLDNEETSDFAVDGLKQVMAVKSRVVLPYLVPKLTTPPVNTRVLAFLSSVAGDALTRHLSVILPAMMSALKEKLGSSEEQLEMANCQSVILSVEDDVGQRIITEDLLEATRSSDLGMRQAAAVMLNIYCSKTKADYTGHLKNLVSGLIRLFNDTNPVVLNESWDALNSITKKLDAGNQLALIEDLHKDIRVVGNEAKGEHVPGFCIPKKGVTSILLVLREGVLTGNPEQKEEAAKALGLVIKLTSAEALKPSVVSITGPLIRILGDRFSWNVKVALLETLSLLLAKVEIALKPFLPQLQTTFTKALQDSHRAVRLKAADALGKLIVIHVKVDPLFTELLNGIRSSDDSAIRDTMLQALRFVTRGAGAKVDATIRKNISTVLLGMLGHDEDATRMASAGCLAELCAFLSEEELSTVLHQHLLADVSGIDWMVRHGRSLALSVAVNVAPSRLCSPKYYSSVQEMILSNATADRIPIAVSGIRGMGFLMKYHMEGQGGNLPPKLSNLFIKCLQNSSSDIKLVAEKMIWWANKNHLPSLDPQTIKPILKALLDNTKDKNTSVRAYSDQAIVNLLKMREGEEVLQSVSRILDAASLELLNESCRRSLKKLASQADSDEQIDDTILT, from the exons ATGGTAACATTTGGTCCGGAAGAGGTTGCCCAG ATTTCTGATACACTGAAGCGGTTTGCAGTAAAAGTGACAACAGCCAGCGTGAAGGAACGGAGAGAGATCCTCAGTGAGCTGGGAAAATGCATTGCTGGGAAAG ATCTTCCAGAGGGTACAGTGAAAGGCCTTTGCAAGCTCTTCTGCCTCACTTTGCATCGATACCG TGATGCAGCATCCCGCAGAGCCCTGCAGCTGGCGCTTCAGCAGCTTGCCGAATCCCAGCCAGATGCAACAGCAAAAAACCTTCTGCAGTCACTTCAGTCTTCAGGGATCAGTGGCAAAGCTGGAGTTCCCAG TAAGAGCAGTGgatctgcagctctgctggcacTCTCCTGGACATGCCTGCTTGTACGCACAGTCTTTCCAACACCTGACAAGAGGCAAggagaaacatggaaaaaactG GTGGAAGTTCAGTGTTTGCTCCTAGTGGAAGTCTTGGGAGGTTCTCATAAGCAGGCAGTGGATGGAGCAGTGAAGAAACTGAACAGGCTGTGGAAAGAG aaccaAGATCTGGTGGATCAGTACCTATCTGTCATTCTTGGTCTGGAGCCGAACCAGAGCTATGCAGCAATGCTTGGACTTGTGGTGCAGTTTTGCACAGTCCAGAAAGAGACTGATGTTATTAAACATCACAAG AGTGCTCTTCTGGATTTCTACATGAAGACCATCCTCATGAGCAAGACAAAGCCTCAGAAGCACTTGCTG GACAGCTGTTCCCCTCTTCTTCGATATGTGTCTCACGCTGAATTCAAGGACTTAGTTTTGCCAACTCTGCAGAAATCACTGCTGCGAAGCCCTGAGAATGTTATTGAAA CAATCTCCTGCTTGCTTGTCTCTGTGAACCTGGACCTTAGCCAGTATGCTCTAGACATTGTGAAAGGACTGGCTG GTCATCTGAAATCCAACAGTGTGCAGCTGATGGATGAAGCAGTTGTGGCGTTGAAGAACTTGGCTCGACAATGTAGCGATCCTTCGGCTGTGGAGTCGCTGGGCAGGCATCTTTTCGCTATCTTGGGAG GCTCAGAGGGGAAGCTGACAGTTGTTGCTCAGAAGATGAGTGTCCTTTCAG GGATTGGCAGCCTCAGTTACCATGTGGTTTCTGGATCCTCTAGCCAAGCTCTGACTGGAACCATAGCAGAGCTTTTCATCCCTTTCCTGCAACAAGAAG TCCATGAAGGCACGTTGGTTCATGCAGTCTCTGTCCTGGCTCTTTGGTGTGTTCGGTTCAGCACAGAAATTCCTAAGAAGCTAGTAGAATGGCTAAAGAAAGCCTTCGGCCTTAAAACCGCCACTTCAGCTGTGAGACATGCGTACCTGCAGTGCATGCTAGCCTCTTTCAAAG GTGACACCTTGTTACAGGGAATGGACTTACTGCCAATGCTGATCCAGACAGtagaaaaagcagcatctcAGAGCACTCAGGTTCCCATGGTAACGGAAGGAGTTGCCGCGGCTTTGCTGATCTGCAGGATGTCTGTAATTGAAGGACAGGCAG AGTCTAAGCTGAGTGGTTTCTGGCAGCTGATTCTggatgaaaaaaagcaaattttcacATCTGAGAAGTTCTTACAGTCTGCATCAGAGGAAG CAATGTGTACAGTGTTGCAGTTGACAGAGCGCCTCCTTTCGGATCATGCTCAACGGCTCCCTGAAAGTAAAGTTCA gcAGTACCACCGTGCCCTTGTTGCAATACTGATGAGTCGGACTTGGCATGTTCGAAGACAGGCCCATCAAACGGTTAAGAAGCTTTTGTCCTCTCTCGGCGGGTACAAACTAGCCTATGGGCTCTTGGAGGAACTAAAAGCAGTTCTCAGTTCTCATAAG GTTCTGCCTCACGAAGTCCTGGTGATGGAGTCAGGAGAGCTGTCTGAGCTGGGAAAAGCATACGTCCCTCCCCGTGTCCTCCTTGAAGCACTCTGCGTCATCTCAAGTGTGGCAGGACTGAGTGCGGACTCTGTTGAGGCAGAAAAGCTGGCCCTGGAGATGCTGCTAGTGAGCCATCACCCATCTGTAG TGGCAGTACATCCTGATCTTTGGCCAGCCCTCCTCATCAAGATGAAGATAGATCCCAAAGACTTTGTTACCAAACACCTGAATGACATATTACCCAGAATCACTACCCATGCTTCAAAGAACCAG TCATCCATGAATGCTGTGGGATCTCTCTCTCTACTTTCACCTGGCAGAGTGCTCCCACAGCTCATTAGCACCATCTCAGCATCTATGGAAAATCCAGCTCTGTGCCAGGTTACTCGAGAGGAATATGCCATCATGAAGACACCAGAGGGAGAACTGTATGACAAGTCTATAATACAGAG tgctCAACAGGATAGTATGAAAAAGGCTAACATGAAGAGGGAGAATAAAGCATATTCTTTCAAGGAACAGATCATTGAGCTGGAGCTGAAGGAG gaaataaaaaagaagaaaggaataaaggaTGAAGTACAACTGACAAGCAAGCAGAAAGAGCTAATGCATGCACAGCTGGAAAAGGAGTCTCAGATCAGAAAACGGCTAAAGGAG CTTGATAATGAACTGGAAACAGCCCTGGGCCTCCTGGACGCTGCTATAAAGAGAAAGCCACCTGGTCTAACTCAGTACATCCCGGGTCTCGTTGGTTCCTTCTTGCCGCTTTTAAGATCTCCATTGGCTGCTCCAAGGATTAAGgatccttttctttccttagcTTCCTGTGTCATGCCTGCTCGACTGAAAACCTTTG GTACTTTAGTGAGCCATGTGACCTTGCGCCTGATGAAACCAGAATGTGAATTAGATGATTCCTGGTGCCAAGAAGAGCTGCCTACTGCAATTAACAGAGTTATTAGCTTGCTGCATGCCCACACAATACCTAGCCGGACAGGCAAGGGGGAGCCAGGTAAAAAATGCT gtGCTGCCCCATTATCAGCGCCAGCATTTTCCATAGTCTTCCCTCTCCTAAAGACTGTTCTGACTGATACACCCTATGacagtgaagaaaaggaagagtttcTGGTCAAGATTCTGCAGATCCTCATGGTTCATGCTCAGCTGAGATCATCGGCAAATGGCCAGGCTTCGCTGGTGGATGAG AATGGACCGGAGCTGCTGCCCCGGAGGGACATGCTGCTTCTGCTGACCAGGGTGATTGGAATGGGTTCTCCACGGTTACAG GTTTTGGCTTCCAATGCACTGACGACGCTGTGCGCCAGCAGCAGTGGGGAGGATGGCTGTGCCTATGCAGAACAGGAAGAGGTTGATGTGTTACTTCAGGCCCTGCAATCTCCATGCATGAATGTTCGAGATGCAGCTCTCAGG GGACTGATGGAGCTACAGATGGTTCTACCAACTCCAGACAGTGATGAAAAGAATGGACTGAATCTGTTGCGTCGTCTTTGGGTAGTCAAATTTGATGTGGAAGATGAGATTCAGAAGCTGGCAGAGAG GCTGTGGGAGTCCATGGGTCTAGAGCTGCAGCCTGATCTTTGTTCCCTGCTGATCAAAGATGTCATCTACCATGAAGAAGCAGTGAGACAAGCAGGTGCTGAAGCTCTTTCTAGAGCTGTAGCTCAGTATCAGAACCAAGCAGCAGCAGTCATGAATAAACTGACAGAGATTTATCAGGAGAAGCTGTAT agGCCACCTCCAGTTTTGGATGCTCTGGGACGAGTGATATCAGAATCACCACCTGACCAATGGGAAGCAAG GTGTGGCATAGCTTTGGCCCTCAACAAGCTCTCACAGCATCTGAACAGTTCTCAGGTGAAGCCTCTCTTCCAGTTCTTTGTGCCAGATGTCCTGAATGATCGAAATCCTGAAGTCAGGAAGTGCATGTTAGATGCAGCTCTTTCAACACTCAACACTCATGGCAAG gacaGTGTTAACTCTCTCTTGCCAGTGTTTGAAGAATTCCTGAAAAATGCTCCTAATGATGCCAGTTATGATGCTGTCAGACAGAGCGTGGTCATTCTTATGGGTTCACTGGCAAAACATCTGGACAAGAGTGACCCTAAAGTGAAACCAATTGTTGGCAAACTGATAGCAGCCTTGTCCACACCATCTCAGCAG GTTCAAGAGTCAGTGGCAAGCTGTTTACCACCATTGGTGCCTGCAATTAAGGAAGATGCAGGAGGAATGATTCAGAAGCTAATGCAGCTGCTTTTAGAATCTGATAAGTATGCTGAGCGCAAAGGTGCTGCGTATGGGCTGGCAGGCCTGGTGAAAGGCCTTGGCATCCTGTCTCTCAAACAGCAGGAGATGATGACCACTTTGACTGATGCTATCCAAGACAAGAAGAACTTCCGTCGGCGAGAGG GGGCTCTGTTTGCCTTTGAGATGCTCTGCAACATGCTTGGAAAGCTCTTTGAGCCCTACGTGGTTCATGTGCTGCCCCacctgctgctttgttttggagATGGAAACCAGTATGTGCGAGAG GCTGCAGATGACTGTGCGAAAGCAGTGATGAGCAACTTGAGTACTCATGGAGTGAAGCTGGTTTTGCCATCACTTCTTGCAGCACTGGAAGAAGAATCTTGGAGAACCAAAGCTG GGTCAGTGGAACTACTGGGAGCTATGGCATACTGTGCCCCCAAGCAGCTCTCTTCTTGCTTGCCCAATATTGTGCCAAAACTTACTGAAGTGCTCACGGATTCTCATGTAAAGGTGCAGAAGGCAGGTCAGCAAGCTCTCAGGCAGATTGGGTCTGTCATCAGGAATCCAGAAATCCTTG cAATTGCTCCAGTTCTGTTGGATGCCCTCACGGACCCCTCGCGGAAGACCCAGAAGTGTCTGCAGACCCTGCTGGATACCAAATTTGTCCATTTTATTGATGCTCCATCCTTAGCACTTATCATGCCAATTGTTCAGAGAGCTTTTCAAGACCGTTCCACGGATACCAGGAAAATGGCTGCCCAGATCATTGGGAACATGTACTCCCTGACTGATCAGAAG GATTTGGCTCCTTACCTACCTAGTGTCACTCCTGGACTGAAAGCATCTCTGTTGGATCCTGTGCCTGAA GTGCGTACGGTGTCTGCAAAGGCCCTGGGAGCCATGGTGAAAGGCATGGGAGAATCATGCTTTGAGGACTTGTTGCCCTGGCTGATGGAGACATTGACATATGAGCAGAGCTCAGTGGATCGATCCGGTGCTGCTCAGG gtCTGGCTGAAGTCATGGCTGGTTTGGGAGTAGAAAAGCTGGAGAAACTTATGCCAGAGATTGTAGCTACTGCTAGCAAAGTGGATATTGCTCCACATGTACGGGATGGTTATATCATGATGTTTAATTACCTGCCCATTACTTTTGGAGACAAGTTCACTCCCTATGTTGGTCCCATCATCCCCTGTATCCTTAAG GCACTGGCAGATGAAAATGAGTTTGTGCGGGATACTGCCCTGCGTGCTGGCCAGAGAATCATAAGTATGTATGCTGAGACTGCCATTGCGCTGCTTCTGCCGCAACTTGAGCAGGGCCTGTTTGATGACTTGTGGAGGATAAG ATTTAGCTCAGTTCAGCTTCTTGGAGATCTTTTATTCCATATCTCGGGAGTCACTGGAAAAATGACTACAGAAACTGCCTCTGAGGATGACAATTTTGGAACAGCCCAGTCAAACAAG GCTATTATTAATGCTCTTGGTGTGGAGAGGCGGAATGGGGTGCTGGCGGGGCTGTACATGGGCCGCTCTGACACCCAGCTGGTAGTGCGTCAAGCCTCCTTACATGTCTGGAAGATTGTAGTCTCAAACACGCCTCGCACCCTGCGTGAAATTTTGCCAACCCTCTTTGGGCTTCTGCTGAGATTCTTGGCCAGTACTTGTGCAGATAAGCGAACG GTTGCAGCACGGACATTAGGAGACCTTGTCCGGAAGTTGGGAGAGAAGATCCTTCCAGAAATTATTCCTATCCTGGAAGAGGGACTGAGGTCAGACAAGAGTGATGAGAGGCAAGGAGTCTGCATTGGTTTGagtgaaataatgaaatctACCAGCAGGGATGCG gtactgtttttctctgagtCCTTGGTTCCTACAGTGAGAAAAGCATTGTGTGATCCGCTGGAAGAAGTCAGGGAGGCTGCAGCTAAAACTTTTGAACAGTTGCATTCAACAATTGGGCATCAGGCTCTTGAAGACATCCTGCCATTTTTGTTGAGGCAGTTG GATAATGAAGAAACGTCTGATTTTGCTGTGGATGGTCTTAAACAAGTTATGGCTGTCAAGAGCCGTGTGGTGCTACCTTATTTGGTGCCAAAG ctgactACTCCTCCTGTAAACACCCGTGTGCTAGCTTTCCTCTCATCAGTGGCAGGGGATGCTCTGACACGGCACTTGAGTGTCATCCTGCCTGCTATGATGTCTGCACTGAAAGAGAAGCTGGGGAGCAGTGAAGAGCAATTG GAGATGGCAAATTGCCAGTCTGTAATCCTATCTGTGGAAGATGATGTTGGACAAAGAATTATAACTGAAGATTTATTAGAAGCTACCCGCAGTTCTGACCTGGGAATGAGACAGGCAGCAGCTGTCATGCTGAATATCTACTGCTCCAAGACAAAAGCCGACTATACTGGTCATCTCAAGAACTTGGTTTCAGGCTTGATACGACTATTTAATGATACCAATCCTGTAGTTTTGAATGAAAGCTGGGATGCACTCAATTCCATCACCAAG AAGTTAGATGCTGGGAACCAGCTTGCTCTCATTGAGGACCTACACAAGGACATCCGAGTCGTAGGGAATGAGGCCAAGGGCGAGCATGTGCCAGGATTCTGTATACCGAAGAAG GGAGTGACTTCTATACTCCTGGTACtgagggaaggtgttttaacTGGTAATCCAGAGCAGAAGGAGGAAGCAGCAAAGGCCTTAGGACTAGTTATTAAGCTGACTTCTGCTGAAGCCCTTAAACCATCTGTGGTGAGCATCACTGGACCACTTATTAGAATCTTGGGAGATCGGTTCAGCTGGAATGTCAAGGTGGCTCTGCTTGAAACATTAAGCCTTCTGTTAGCCAAG GTTGAGATTGCCCTGAAACCgtttcttcctcagctgcaaACAACCTTCACTAAAGCTCTGCAAGACTCGCACCGTGCTGTTCGCCTTAAAGCTGCTGATGCTCTCGGTAAACTTATTGTCATCCATGTAAAGGTGGATCCTCTCTTTACTGAGCTGTTGAATGGAATTCGTTCCAGTGATGACTCTGCCATCAG GGACACAATGCTGCAAGCTCTGCGGTTTGTAACACGAGGAGCTGGTGCAAAAGTAGATGCCACGATCAGGAAGAATATCAGCACGGTGCTTCTGGGGATGCTGGGACATGATGAG GATGCCACCCGCATGGCCTCAGCTGGTTGCCTAGCAGAACTGTGTGCATTTCTGTCAGAAGAGGAGCTCAGCACTGTTCTCCACCAACATTTACTGG cgGATGTTTCTGGAATTGACTGGATGGTGAGACATGGACGAAGCCTGGCGCTCTCAGTGGCTGTAAATGTAGCTCCCAGCAGGCTGTGTTCACCCAAATACTACAGCAGTGTTCAAGAGATGATCCTTAGTAATGCCACTGCTGACAGA ATTCCAATTGCAGTTAGTGGCATCAGAGGGATGGGCTTTCTTATGAAATACCACATGGAAGGGCAAGGAGGGAACCTTCCCCCAAAACTTTCAAACCTCTTTATTAAG TGTCTCCAGAACTCATCCAGTGACATAAAGTTAGTTGCAGAAAAGATGATCTGGTGGGCAAATAAAAACCATCTTCCCTCACTGGATCCTCAGACAATTAAACCAATCCTGAAAGCACTCCTGGACAATACAAAGGACAAAAACACAAGTGTAAGAGCCTACAGTGATCAAGCCATTGTTAATCTTCTGAAGATGAGAGAGGGTGAAGAAGTGCTCCAG TCTGTTTCCAGGATTCTAGATGCTGCCAGCTTGGAGCTTCTCAATGAAAGCTGCCGGAGATCTCTGAAGAAGCTGGCTAGCCAGGCTGACTCTGATGAACAGATAGATGACACTATACTGACGTGA